One uncultured Methanobrevibacter sp. genomic window, ACCTCGGAGATGACAAATACAACAAAAATACAACCACAAAAACATTCACAATTGACCCAATACCACTCAAAAACACAACAATCGACGCAAACATAACAATCAACGGAGAGGACTTTACAATAACAGTTAATGTTGATCCGAATGCTACAGGATTCGTACAATACAACCTCATCGGCGAAGAAAACTACATATTGTATATGGATATAGTTGACGGACAATCAATTATAGAAGACGCATTAACTCCGGGCAACTATACAATCGAAATAACATACCTTGGAGATGCCAACTACAACACAAACGCAACCTCATTAAACTTCACTATCGAAGAAATCCCGCTCAAGAACACAACAATCGACGCAAACATAGCAATCAACGAAGAAGACATAACAATAACTGTCAACATAGACAAAAACGCAACAGGATACGTTCAATTTAATGTGACTGGCGCTGAAAACTATGTTGTATACATGGATGTAGTTGACGGACAATCAATTTTTGAAGATGATTTAACTCCAGGCAACTACACAGTCGAAATAACATACCTTGGAGACGACAGCTACAACACAAACGCAACCACCGAAACATTCACCATAGTTGGACACGTTAAAAATGACACAGAAATCTCATCAACAGCAGAAGTTGAAAACAGCACAGTAACAATCACAACAAACGTCGATTCCAATGCTACCGGATACATTACACTCGAAATTTTAGGCCAAACATTCCTTGTACCTGTAGATAACGGAAGAGCTATTTTCACATATGATTTCAACATAGGAACATACAGTGCAAACATAGCTTACTTGGGTGATTACAACTTCAACAACGCAACAACAACCACCACATTCACAGTCACCAACCAATCCGTTGAATTGGAAAACACTACCGTTGATGTAGATGTTGAAGCAGTTGAAAATAACGTGACAATAACCGCTACTGTCAACAGTTCCGCAAGCGGCCTTGTCGAATTCAACATTGGTGGCAAAGCAGTATACATCGCAGTGAATAACGGTGAAGCCATATACAATGTTGTCTTACCTGCTGGCGACTATAACGTTGAAGTAACATACATGGGCGATTCCAGATACAATGCAAACAGAACTTCAAGAGCTTTCACAGTAACCGATCACATTAAAAAGAACACTACATTGACTCTTGACATAAGATTTGATGAATATAATGTTACTGTTATAGCTGAAGTTGATTCCAACGCTACAGGATTTGTCGAATTCAAATTAAACGGCAATGCCATCATATCAAAAGTAGATGAAGGAAAAGCAATCATGGACACCCTATTGTTCCCAGGCGAATACACAGTCTATGCAACCTACCTTGGAGACCATGACTTCAACGCAAACACAAGCGAAAGCACATTCACAGTTGAAGAAATCCCACTCAAAAACACAACAATCGACACAAACATAACAATCAACGAAGAGGACATAACAATTACCGTGAACGTGAATCCGAATGCTACAGGATTCGTACAATACAACATAACCGGCGAAGAAAACCACATATTATTTATGAATGTGACTGACGGACAATCAATAATCACAGACGTATTAACCCCTGGTGACTACACAGTCGAAATAACATACCTAGGAGATGTCAACTACAACAAAAACGCAACCACCGAAACATTCACTATAGTAGGACACATCAAAAAGGATACTGCAATCTCATCAACAGCAACAGTCAAAAACGGTACAGTAACAATCACAACAAATGTCGATTCCAATGCTACCGGATACGTTACACTTGAAATTTTAGGCCAAACATTCATCGTGCCTGTAGATAACGGAAGAGCTGTTTTCACATATGACTTCAACATAGGAACATACAGTGCAAACATAGCTTACCTGGGTGATTACAACTTCAACAACGCAACAACAACCACCACATTCACAGTCACCAATCAATCCAGTGAATTGAAAAACACTACTGTTAATGTAGAAGTTGAAACATTCGGAACTGACGTGATAATAACCGCTACTGTTGACAGCCTTGCAAGCGGCCTTGTCGAATTCAACATTGACGGCAAAGCAGTATACCTAGCTGTAAATAACGGAAAAGCAGCATACAATGTTATTTTGCCTACTGGAAACTATAATGTTACTGTAACTTATCTTGGCGATTCCAGATTCAATTCCAACTCAACTTCAAAAGAGTTCACAGTCACAGGTCCTACCAAGAAAAACACAACAATGTCTGCTGAAGTGAGTGTAAAAGATTTAAATGTTGTTGTCAGCGTAACTCTTGACAATGATGCTGCTGGATTTGTAGAGTTTATAATGAATGAAGAAATAGTCTATTTACCTGTCCAAGACGGAAAAGTGGTTTTAAATACCACTTTCAAACCGGGAGAATATATTATTCTTGCCAATTATCTTGGAGATGATGACTTTAACCAAAACAGCACCATAGTTGAATTAACTGTCAATAAAGTTGAAACACAAATCATAGCTTCAAAAGTCAGTACCGTCTATGGAACCAGCAAAAACATAGTCATTACCTTAACTGACGTTAACGGTAATCTGTTGATTGGTAAAAATGTAACTGTTAAGTTCAACAATAAGGAATATACCAAAATAGTTGATTCCAACGGAAAAGTATCTGTTGCAATTGGAAAAACATTAGTTCCTAAAACATACACAGCATCAATTACATTTGCAGGCGATGACGTATATCTTACATCAAATAAGACCGCAAAAGTGGTTGTATCCAAGGCAACTCCAACAATAACCGCTAAAGCAAAAACCTACAAGGTAAGTGTCAAAATCAAAAAATATTCAGTAACTTTGAAAGGCATCAATAGCAAAGCATTGGCAAATGTCAAACTAAGCATAAAAGTTAACGGTAAAACATTTTCTGCAAAAACCAACAGTAAAGGTACAGCAACCTTTAAGATTACCGGATTAACTAAAAAAGCTAAGTATATTGGACTAGTTACCTACGCAGGCAACAAATACTACAAGAATTTAAGTAAAAAAGTTCAAATAACTGTTAAATAAGTGAATTTAATTTCACTTATTTTTTCTATTTTTTCAAACCCCAAAATTTTCATGTCTATTAACCGGAATATCACCATCACATGCTGAAAAAATATGGATATAAAAAAAGCATTTCAGAAAATTAAAAGAACAATTAATTAAAACAATAATTACACATGCAAGTATTAGTTTAATTATTAAAAAAAGTAATATAAATTGAAATAGCTATCAAAGATATGGAGAAAATAACTTCAATAGCTATGTAGACAGTGAAAGAAACCTATATTATTCATATAAATTTCGTTTTTTTGTTAATTAATTCTATATCGATGGAGAAATATAATAACTAAAAATTGTTATGCCTTCAATTAATAGTTATCGGCTAATGATGAATTTTATCAACATAGAAATAATTAATTCGAAAAATAATCAAATATTCTCTATTCGACTATCTTTCTAACATTAGTAACGCATTACCAATCTTAGAAAGGCAATTAGAAGAGAAGAATAGTTATTATAAAAATAACTATTCTCTAATGGCTAGATATTAGCTATACTCGATGATTATAATTCTAATGGACCAAGTTTGCTTAAAGTATCATGAAACTCTTCCATTGTTTTTTGGAATTTTTCACCTTCAGATGCTGAAATCCATTCATGGCGGAATCTTTCTTTTTCAATTCCGAATTCCTCCAAAATGTCTTCAACTATTTTTGATCTTCTGGACCATTTGTAGTTACCAGCATCATAGTGGCAATCCCCAATATGACATCCTCCTACAAATACTCCGTCTGCACCTTCCTGGAATGCTTTGAAAATCATTGAAGGGTTAATTCTTCCAGAGCACATTACACGAATAATTCTGATGTTTGGTGAGTATTGCATACGTGCAGTTCCTGCTGTATCAGCACCACCATAACAACACCAGTTACATAATAAACCTACGATTTTTAAATCATCTGCCATCAAACCACCTCTCATAATTCTGTTTTTTCTGGACTGTATAACGGAGGTTTAATATCATCAGAAACTCCAGCTACATAACCAGTTCTATTAAAGTATTTTTTCTGCAATTTGTCAAAGATTAATGAAACAGGAATGTCCATCGGACATACGTCGTCACATTGTCCGCAATCCACACAACTGAAACTCATGTGTGACAATCTTACTCCCTGGAATGCAATTGGAGTTGGCGGAATGTTCTCTTCATCCTTGAAGTATGGTTTGTTCAATTCGCAGTTTTCATAACACCAGCAGATTGGACAAACATCACGACATGCATAACAGCTGATACAGCGGCTCCATTCATCCATTTCGCTCACTGTAGGATAAGTTGCATCCTGAACCTTATTGGCCATCTTAATCATGATGCCTTCAACTTTTTCCCTTCCGTCAATAGCTGGCTGAGCAGGATTTTTAGTTTCAAGAATTCCTGCTTTTTTAGCACCGTCAATCATTTCTTGTCCTTTTTCATCATTGATTTCAATGAATGTCCATCCGTCTTCTGCTCCCCAGTTTCCACAAGCGATGTTTGCTTTTCTTGGGATTTTAACATCACATCTTTGACAGTTGGTACGACGTCCATATCCTTCATTTTCAAGGTCGTGGATTTTTACAGCTTCTTCGGAACCGTCTGCAAGTTCGATTATGAATTGTCCTTTATCGATTTCTTCGCTTACAACGTCGTCAGGGTCTGCTTCATAAAACAAGTCAATCATTTTTCTACCTGCGACAGGAGGAACAGTTCCACCGCAGTTTAAACCGATGACATAAATATTGTCTTTATTGATTTTATGCCTTGTAATGAGCTCTTCGATAGCTCTCATATCACAAGGTTTTGCTGTTACTGCAACTTTTTTATCAAACAGGTACTTTTGAACAAGGTCACCAATCATTGTAGGAGCGCAGTGATAAGAACCAGCGGTCTTCATTAAATCTTCTGAATTAGTTACAAAGGTTGGTATTCCGTCATAGACGTCATCACAAGGACTTATCGCTAAAACTCCATCAACTATTTCTTCATCAAGCAAATATTTTAGAATGCTTGTTACAGCTCCCCCACATTCACCAGCCTTGTGAATATCATCATTTTGGGATTTTGCTAAAACATAACTCATATAAATCACTATCCATTTAATTTTTCGATTATCTCAATTTCACTTAAAGCGTCTGATTCGACTGCAGCAGTGAAAATTTGGGTTTCTCCCATAGCATTTACAAATGATCCGTCTTTTTCAAGCCATGTTTTAGTTGGAATGACAATGTCTGAAATTTCAGTTGTCTTGTTTGAACATGGAGCGAAGCTGATAATCTTTGATATTTTTGAAAAATCATATTCCAACTCATCAGCAATGTCGTCGTTGAATACCAATAGGACTTTAGTATTGTCCAATAATTCCAACATTTCATCTAATGATTTAGGTTCAATGATGCCTAAAGTACCTTTAGAATTTGATTTGCTGAATACTGGCAAGCATTTACAGTTTAATGCTTCAATTTTATCCAAATCATCCTGTGAATCGACATAATTAAATACGATTACTGAATCGTCATCAATATTTCCTTTGTTTTTTTCCAAAAATTCTTCAACAGTGGAATTTGATGTCTCATCGGCAATATTGAATGTGACTGACTCTTCAGCTTTTCCCAATGCGTAGATTTCTGCACCGTTTTGTTTTGCATGGACGATTCTTCTTCCAATCAACGGATTTTCATATAACAAATCACCGATTACAAAGACTTTGCTTGCACCTGCAACTTCATCATATGAAGCAACATCAACGAAATCCTTCAAATTATCGGCATAAAAAGCAAGATTAAAATTTTTGGATTCACCAAATTCCTTTATAGCCTCAATTTCTCCCATATCATTATTACCAGAACAGATTATGGTTACATTGGAACTGTCAGCAGAGCCCAATTCCTTAGATACTTCTTCGATTGCTTTTTCAATATCTGTTTCTGATTTTGATACGATTGCCTTATCAAATTTGTTTTGATAGCATTCAATTGAGTTTCTTCCATTCAAACAATTTTTTCCAGCGTTTACCGGATGCCTTTTATAGGGGAAGGTTCCCACAATTTCTCCATTGTTTATAATAACATTAAGTCCACATCCAACACTACATGAAGGACATAATGTGTGCTTAATCTCCAACATATATACATCTCCAAATTAGTTATAGAGAGCATTGAAATGGTTTTCACTGCCTAAATCCGGATATTCTTTCTTCGATATAATATGAATAGATTCACGTGTTATAGAAATCATATCCATTAGAACATTACATGCATGATAAAAGATTACCTGAGAACATTCATCCTGAATGAATTCCTCAAATAAATCCAATTTTAAAATCCCCTCAACTTTAAAATTCAAGTTGAAATTTTCACATGACTTTAGGACTATGTTGAAATTTATCCTGTCCTGATCAGCATTGGTATATTCGACATACCAATCGATATCCAAATTTAAATCTGAATTTCTGGGATTTATGTCATCTCTAATCAATCCAATTTTCTGCATATAAATTTCCATAATACTCTCCAACCTAGTTAATAACAATTATAAAATTAGAAATCTAATAATATAATCTAAATTTTCATAGTAGTAATAAACATATAAATGTTATTAAAGTATTAACTTTAATATTTGAAGTTTAATTTAAAAAATAAGCATTTAAAATGGTTTAATTTACTGCAAACAAAATCAGATAATTGCAAATTAAATTCTTTAAGATCATATTAATTTTTTATAGATAAGTATTACATTTTTAAAAAAATATAAAACCCAATAAATAATGTTTAAATTAAAAATAGAGAAATTTAATCTCATAGAAATACAAAAACCAACTAATTATCTACTTTCAAGATAAAATATCACATTAAAACATGAATTTAGAAATATAAAAATTTTAAAAATCAAATCATATAGTAATACTTTTTTAAAAATTATTACTACTTCAAAACATAAAAAATTACTAAAAAGTAATAAAGATATCCTCAGATGCCATCACATCAATTCACTTTAAAAAGACTCCAGCGCCTGAATAATTGTTTATGATTATTTCTTATATATACTTAAGGATTGCGATCAAAAAATATTCATACATATCGATTAAATACATCTCAAAGCATTACAAAAAAAGTTAAAGATAGAGTAGTAAATAGCCTCCTACAGCTATTTACCGAGGTGTATGATAAGTTTCAAAATTGAGCTTTATCACATAATTATCATGACCATGATAATCTAATCTATAATCACTAGTAATACCATATATAAAGTTTACTAAAGTAATACTTTAGGATTTACCTTAAATAGATTAAATTTTAAATAAATATAAAAAACAATGAATTTAAATAATAATTATAACTAATAAAAACAAATAATCAGATAAAAATAAAATTAAACTATTTTAAATGGCTACTTATAATTTAAACGAATATAGCATAAACAACTAAAATCCAAATAATTAAAAAAAATAAATTAAATAAAATCCAATAAATTTAAAATTAAACAATTAAAAGCCCAAAATCAATAAAAATAAACTTATATAACCACATAATTTAAAAATAAAATGATTAATAACAGATTTCGGATATAAATAATAACAGTATGTCAAATATATTCAATGTTAATCTGCTTTAAAAAGTAAAATAAACCAAATAAATTGGCCATTAAGATTGAACTTGAAATAACACTCCAGTTTATTAAAAATAAGCTCAATAGATATAACATGAATAAAACAAACAAAAAGTTAAGTTAGTAATACTTTTTTTAGAAATAATACTATTGAAATTAATAAAAAATAAAAAATAATTATTACAAAATAGAAGAAAATGCCAAAATGAGCTAAACAATAGTTAAAGCGTTTGGCACTTTTTTGAGAACGTTTTCCTTAACTGGAATCATTGTTGATGATGCTATTGAAAAGTCTGCATCTTTAGCTGCA contains:
- a CDS encoding Ig-like domain-containing protein gives rise to the protein LGDDKYNKNTTTKTFTIDPIPLKNTTIDANITINGEDFTITVNVDPNATGFVQYNLIGEENYILYMDIVDGQSIIEDALTPGNYTIEITYLGDANYNTNATSLNFTIEEIPLKNTTIDANIAINEEDITITVNIDKNATGYVQFNVTGAENYVVYMDVVDGQSIFEDDLTPGNYTVEITYLGDDSYNTNATTETFTIVGHVKNDTEISSTAEVENSTVTITTNVDSNATGYITLEILGQTFLVPVDNGRAIFTYDFNIGTYSANIAYLGDYNFNNATTTTTFTVTNQSVELENTTVDVDVEAVENNVTITATVNSSASGLVEFNIGGKAVYIAVNNGEAIYNVVLPAGDYNVEVTYMGDSRYNANRTSRAFTVTDHIKKNTTLTLDIRFDEYNVTVIAEVDSNATGFVEFKLNGNAIISKVDEGKAIMDTLLFPGEYTVYATYLGDHDFNANTSESTFTVEEIPLKNTTIDTNITINEEDITITVNVNPNATGFVQYNITGEENHILFMNVTDGQSIITDVLTPGDYTVEITYLGDVNYNKNATTETFTIVGHIKKDTAISSTATVKNGTVTITTNVDSNATGYVTLEILGQTFIVPVDNGRAVFTYDFNIGTYSANIAYLGDYNFNNATTTTTFTVTNQSSELKNTTVNVEVETFGTDVIITATVDSLASGLVEFNIDGKAVYLAVNNGKAAYNVILPTGNYNVTVTYLGDSRFNSNSTSKEFTVTGPTKKNTTMSAEVSVKDLNVVVSVTLDNDAAGFVEFIMNEEIVYLPVQDGKVVLNTTFKPGEYIILANYLGDDDFNQNSTIVELTVNKVETQIIASKVSTVYGTSKNIVITLTDVNGNLLIGKNVTVKFNNKEYTKIVDSNGKVSVAIGKTLVPKTYTASITFAGDDVYLTSNKTAKVVVSKATPTITAKAKTYKVSVKIKKYSVTLKGINSKALANVKLSIKVNGKTFSAKTNSKGTATFKITGLTKKAKYIGLVTYAGNKYYKNLSKKVQITVK
- a CDS encoding hydrogenase iron-sulfur subunit, which codes for MADDLKIVGLLCNWCCYGGADTAGTARMQYSPNIRIIRVMCSGRINPSMIFKAFQEGADGVFVGGCHIGDCHYDAGNYKWSRRSKIVEDILEEFGIEKERFRHEWISASEGEKFQKTMEEFHDTLSKLGPLEL
- a CDS encoding Coenzyme F420 hydrogenase/dehydrogenase, beta subunit C-terminal domain, with product MYMSYVLAKSQNDDIHKAGECGGAVTSILKYLLDEEIVDGVLAISPCDDVYDGIPTFVTNSEDLMKTAGSYHCAPTMIGDLVQKYLFDKKVAVTAKPCDMRAIEELITRHKINKDNIYVIGLNCGGTVPPVAGRKMIDLFYEADPDDVVSEEIDKGQFIIELADGSEEAVKIHDLENEGYGRRTNCQRCDVKIPRKANIACGNWGAEDGWTFIEINDEKGQEMIDGAKKAGILETKNPAQPAIDGREKVEGIMIKMANKVQDATYPTVSEMDEWSRCISCYACRDVCPICWCYENCELNKPYFKDEENIPPTPIAFQGVRLSHMSFSCVDCGQCDDVCPMDIPVSLIFDKLQKKYFNRTGYVAGVSDDIKPPLYSPEKTEL
- a CDS encoding molybdopterin-dependent oxidoreductase encodes the protein MLEIKHTLCPSCSVGCGLNVIINNGEIVGTFPYKRHPVNAGKNCLNGRNSIECYQNKFDKAIVSKSETDIEKAIEEVSKELGSADSSNVTIICSGNNDMGEIEAIKEFGESKNFNLAFYADNLKDFVDVASYDEVAGASKVFVIGDLLYENPLIGRRIVHAKQNGAEIYALGKAEESVTFNIADETSNSTVEEFLEKNKGNIDDDSVIVFNYVDSQDDLDKIEALNCKCLPVFSKSNSKGTLGIIEPKSLDEMLELLDNTKVLLVFNDDIADELEYDFSKISKIISFAPCSNKTTEISDIVIPTKTWLEKDGSFVNAMGETQIFTAAVESDALSEIEIIEKLNG